ttattgttgttgttgtcttgGTGGAGTATTTTACAGTGCAAACTCTACAGCTATAAGATGTTGACCAATAATTCTATATTGGATGTTGACCACCTTTTTGGTGTAAGCAATAGGATCCTTGAGTTAGTCTGTCACCAGAAACTTGCCATTGGTAATTGCAAAGTTGACTTGGTATGTAGTGCACATTGAAAGAATATTGGAGGGAATTTGATGATTGAATGTTGAGGAAGCTTCCATAGACTAACCAATTATTCTTTTTATGTTCTTGATATCTATCttctcaaaattaaaaaaaaattatctttacaatttaaaaataacatatttgtCCTTtctaatttaaccaagttgtagtTGTTATGATCAacttctataatttttttaaaaaaatattatgtgtgtagatatatatatatatatatatagttgttgTAGTCCATTAAATTAATGTTGTTATCTATATGATTATAGAAAAATTCAACTAGGCCCATTTAAATGGGATGCTTTGCGGTTTGACCACCACTCATACTTTGAGAAATTGACATACATTCAAATTTTATGTTCATAAAGATTAATCTCTAAGATAGATGTAAATTGGATATCGTGAGGTGAGCTATAAATCCCTATAATGTTCCATCATAACATAGGTTTAATAAgttaatgataaaataaaaataataataataaaataagaatatttttttttatatgtattgTTTCTCATAACCATCCTACTATTTAgcgaaagaaaaatgagaaagagacttcCTCGACAGTCTTCACAAAGGAGGAAGGAAACCTAAGTTCATTATTGTcacaatgataaaaaaaaaaggagagaacttTTGTATTGTAGGGCAATGACCCTTTGTCAAATTATGTGGttctatctaattaaataaaatatatcatgtaTATGATTACTGTTGTTGTAGAAGTATAATATTGTAGAAGTAAAATATATCATGTATATTATTAGCCAATAAAAAAGAAAtctaatattataaaattcattAATAGACGAGGATaaacttttttaattatttattctagactCTTTGTTCTCATCTAAAAATAGATAGGACTTTATAGGGACTTAATACAACACACATAAACACATAATAATTGAATTTATAAACACACGAATATACGGGTACGTGAATGTTTAGATTCATGATATAATTAAGAGATTTTAGAACTTCTCTTAATTAATGAGATATTACACTTGTAGATCAATAGCACTATTAATTTTAGATCTAATAATAGTACACTCGTAGATAAGAGAAAAGATTTTCTGAACAACATCAAAACGTACATATCTATTATTATTCAATCTCaaaattttgacattaaaattctttcgcttaataataatatattataatttgtatACTTAGTTATCGATAATCCACATCTTTGTGAGCATCTTCCACTTCAGATGTGTCTTTCTCTTTTAGGTGTCGTTTTGCAGGGTGTTTGCTTCCTTGCTCCACTCCAGGTAGAGGTAGAGGTAGAGATTACTTTCTTATATAAGGGTGATTGCAACTGGTGCAATAGAAGAATCATGGCATGGGGTGAGGAAGGAGATGTCTCCTCATAGCATATACCATGTGAGCCTAAGGATTGCTATGATGACAATGAGTTTTTGCAAAAGGAAGATGATCTTTGGAGCTGACCCATTCAGGTTTGACAAATAAAGTTAATTCAATTATAACATTAACTTTAATatgaagaatatatttttctaaggATTTAAAGAGGCTTTATATTGCATTTATCTTTAAGAAAGTGAAACAATACAAAGCAGCCTTGCCAACTTCACATCTCAAGTTGTAACCCACCTTGGTTAGATTAGAAATAACTATATTCATTCCTCTATGTTTGATTGTCATGGATCTTATTGGAATGGGAGGGAGTGGATTAATGCaagtatatttattatttttttaaatataaatatcattaattattatattaaaaaatatttatattgagGATGAATTTAAGTACAATGGTAAGgttgtaataattattttttattatattatttattttccaCTTGGAAGTGTTTCAGAGCCTCTAATTTAACTTATTTTTATTATAGTATTTATTTTCTACATGTAAGTGTTTCAGATATTTTAATATGATTTCCTTAAATACGTCAAAATTTGAAAGCTTAGGGCGGGCAAAAATACATTTCCCAAAAAAGAGGCGAAAAGAGAAGCGCCAAACTCTGCGTCCCGACAACCATCATCGTAGCACGATGACATCACACGCAACCCCATTTTCCCACGGGCTGCACTTTCTTTACCAGCCAAGTACGTACCCGAAAATGTACATTCCTCCGGACCAGACATAAATAGGGCCCATTGCGGGACCCGCTCTAATTACGTGAGACGGCATACAAGGGGTAGAGCTATAGGTATTGCAGGTTGGTGACGTACCCCTTTTCTTTATTCTCGTCAAAATTTTCTCCACCGTGGTTTGGGTTACCTGTATTTTTACCTTCTTTGTGATCGGCCAAATCAGTGGTCCCGATGTGGTAGCTCTCTTTGCTTTCTCCGCCGACGTGTACTGAGCGCCATTTAATCGGCGATTTCGTTGATACGCTTCCTTAAGCGATTTGAAATCGAGCCCCAGCTAATGTTGTTTCGCTAGGGTTTTCTCGGGCGTGCTTCGATCGAGGGAGAGGGTTTTGGTGGGAGGGTTACTTTGCGGGGATGACGCAgggcggtggtggaggaggatCGGAGTTTCACCTGCCTGACGAGATCCTGGCGGTGATGCCGACCGACCCATACGAGCAGCTGGACCTGGCGAGAAAGATCACTTCGTTGGCGATCGCGTCCCGCGTCTCGAAGCTGGAACTCGAGGCCGGGCGGCTGAGGCAGAGCGTCGCGGAGAAGGACCGGACCATCGCCGACCTGCAGGAGAAGCTCGCCCAGTTCGATCGCGTGTCCCAGCAGACCGATTCCCGCCTCAGGGTCGCCCTCGAAGAGAATGTGAGCTCCTAAGCTATGCGCGTCGCGATTGATCGAATACTaggtttatcttttatttttcacaaAAGATATCTgtgttttctttctcgagtgaaggTTAAGCTAGCAAAGGAACGTGATTCATTGGCGCAGACTTCAAAGAAATTAACTCGAGATTTAACAAAGGTGTGGTTTTCTTTCCCTTTACATTCCTGTTCTCTTTCCCTTCTTAAATGGGCGCTTTTTTTTCTTTGAGGTCATTCCTATGAAGGTTATTGTTAATGCTATCTATTCTTATTAGCTATGGTATGTTGAAGATGGGTTTCGTTGGTCAAAAGAGTTACAGGGTTATCATTGTTCTAAAAAAAAGCCGACTATTTAGTAGAAATTCATATGACAATTGATCGCTTGTAATATTCAACTCATATTGCTAATTATTTTATCGTGTTTTTGTTAACTGAGCTGGGGAATTAATGGTGATGGTTGAAAGTTAGAAAGTTATTGAACTTGTGAGATAAGCCTATTTGGAATAAAATGGCATAATGATTAGGGATAATTTGGGGTAGAAAATTGTGGCACCAAGCTAGGAATCAGAAAGTGTGCTGCTTTTGCACTTTTATGTTAACTTTTCTTGGAGTAGGGTTGAGAAAGTTCTTACTTCCCATTTAAGaacgaagaaaaaggaaaaaaagaagtgaGAGGTCCAACTGGATATAGTTTCATAAGGTTAGCATAATGAATTCTTCATTGTGTTGTTTTGTTCTGTTATATTGCTAAAAAAATTAGCAAAATACTTTTGATAGTCTAGGCAATTTTGATCTTATCGTCAACCAAGTTTTTTGTTTACATAAATGTAATATGAGCCTAGGTTGTGCCTTGAGTGGTCACATATTTAGTTGGTATTCATGCTTTTGGACATTGTTTACTTTAACCAAAACTTTGGTCCTCAATCTAAAAGACAACTTCTATAGTTAAGAATAATAAGTTCTGATTGGCCATGCAGGAAATGGGATTAGGACTTCTTGGCCATAAAAGTTCTGATATCTGAAGATAAATGATTTatatgtttgatcttgatatATCTGAAACTGCTTATTATTTAAATCTTGTGGATTCTTGATTCTTGGAATATTGTACAGCGAAGACTAATTTTAACAGTTGATCTTCATCCTAACCAACAGGGTATCATTTGGTCTATGAGAAAATTTAACCTCATGCGTATTTTCATTATTCTCAATGCAAAATTGGTATGATACATGGTAATATAGATCCTTCAATGACTGAAcccatgtcatgtcatgtcatgcaTGTGATTTCTTGAGTAAATTTGGTCTTTTCTGTTGTTTGATTACGAATCCTGGAATCCACAGTTTTATGATGCAATTGTCATAATCATCTGCATGACATCTAAAGATGAATGATTTATCATTCCTGATGATGTTGTGTGCAtttgtttttaaaattatttttatttgtccGCTATAAAACTGTCTGAATCATGAGACTTTTTGGGGCAGTTGGAGGCATTCAAGAAACATCTGTTGCAGTCACTTAATGAGGATAACACACCTGTAAGTAAATATACTATAAAACTTAACATACTTCAGTATCCAGTTTTCTACCCCAAGATGATCATCATGGTAACTCTTGGAACTACAATACAGAAATTTGAAAGTCCtcaatgattttattttcttcttatatATTGTCTTAGAAGCAACAAGATCCTGTGGACATAAGGGCCTGTGATTCGTCCACTGCCCAAGCATCTTCTTGGAAAGGCATGCTTTAGCTTGATGGTTAATTTGTTAGCCTTGTGTTATTCTTACCTTTTTTTAATGCTAGtttcttttattatgatttttCATTATTATGGTGTTGAAGATGAAGTTTCTATCAGCCGCTCTGCATCATCTGATTCATATCCTACCAGTACATCTACAGACATGGGAAACATGACACTAGATGGTATGCAAATTCTTTTGTCTTTTTTAGTACTTAGAAGCTGAATCATTGATGATCATTTTGTTTGTCATATATTTGGAACAGTGACTAGACCATATGGACAGAAAATCTCAAagactcctcctcttcctcctcggctCACCCCAACAGCTACACCAAAAGTAACATCTACTGCTGGTTCTCCTAAAAGGTCTTCTGTTGCATTGTTGCCAAAATATGCATCTGGCgccagttctccaacaaaaaatcACTTTGAAGGTCTGACTCTATCACCATGGTACCCATCAAGTAAGCAATCATCAGCTGCTAACTCTCCTCCTCGTGGGCGCTCTATACCAGGTCTGTTTTTCTGTGTTTTTTGGTTGATTTAAGATCATTTTTAGAATAGTGCCTTACTAATGTCCCAAAATTGGGagaattgtatatagcaactataTAAAGATAATCAATGTCACAAAGGGCTTCCTTACTGTGGATAtttcatttctaatttttttaatatcttgttATGTAATAATAATTATGGTTCATAAATTTGTTTGAAGCTTAATAGCTTGGAGCATTACTATCTAGGTCACTGATAAATAGCAATATTTAAGAGTACTATTCACAAATCATGTATTCACATTAAATCCTTTGAGTCAACAAGTTCCAGATGCGGTTACACCATGAACCTAATGAGGTTAAATTGGTTTGAGACAGTTCTACAATTTTACCATCCTATTTATTTAGAAAAGCCAATACTATAGACCTTTTGAATGAGTTTTCAATTTTTCAGTCCTGAAACTGTCCTGTCTAGTCATCATCTTGCAGCATAATGAAAAATTTCTTAGTATTTTCTATCAATTTTCAGGACGTATGCCTCGTGTAGATGGAAAAGAATTCTTCCGCCAGGCTAGGTAAGTAGATGCTCCTGGACATGCTGTACAGAATCAAATAATGCTAAATTTTCCACCTACTTTAAGCCTGTCTATTTCAGGAGCCGACTCTCATATGAACAGT
This genomic stretch from Musa acuminata AAA Group cultivar baxijiao chromosome BXJ3-9, Cavendish_Baxijiao_AAA, whole genome shotgun sequence harbors:
- the LOC103999088 gene encoding uncharacterized protein At4g15545 is translated as MTQGGGGGGSEFHLPDEILAVMPTDPYEQLDLARKITSLAIASRVSKLELEAGRLRQSVAEKDRTIADLQEKLAQFDRVSQQTDSRLRVALEENVKLAKERDSLAQTSKKLTRDLTKLEAFKKHLLQSLNEDNTPKQQDPVDIRACDSSTAQASSWKDEVSISRSASSDSYPTSTSTDMGNMTLDVTRPYGQKISKTPPLPPRLTPTATPKVTSTAGSPKRSSVALLPKYASGASSPTKNHFEGLTLSPWYPSSKQSSAANSPPRGRSIPGRMPRVDGKEFFRQARSRLSYEQFGAFLANIKELNAHRQSREETLRKADEIFGTENKDLYLSFQGLLNRNQQP